The Xiphophorus couchianus chromosome 22, X_couchianus-1.0, whole genome shotgun sequence genome includes the window AGTCACAAactcattgttttttaagtttgtgtttctctctcttatATCATACATGAAATAGTGCACAATTGTGAACTGTATGGAAAATGATacctgatttttaaatattcacataaaaggaaaagacaATCAGAAACGTTTGGTACGCATGTTGTACCAAATTcaatttctaattttaaataactttttcctCTCAGGTTTAGatcaaatgaaacacaaatgaGAATACATCTTAAAacatggcttttatttcaatcattacTTCTTAGTTTACCTGAATTCAACGTcgaaataaatagaagctgtaaaacacgaTGGTAGTTTTTAGGTGGGTTAGCATTACACTGTGCTATGGATAcattggtggaaaaacaaaacaaacaaaaaaaaaacagattttctaaaaaaaattacatcttcaaaaacagaaaatatgattaattgatCAAAATGATTTATCGCCGAGACCTAATTGTATCGAATCACTTGGTAAAAAGAATCCACCTGTGTATAATTTAACATCAGCATAAATCCAGCTGCTTTCTGGAGGCCTCAgtggtttgttagagaacatcagtgaagaAAGGCATCATGTAGACAAGAGGAATAATAGGTGGCAGCATTTACTTGCTAGCGAGTCCGCCCCCTGGTGGTAGAGGGGGCATCCCGCTGTCGGAGGCCAGGTTCCTCATCACCGTCACCAGATCCGGAAAAGCGTCTTCTCGGGGCCGAGACAGCATTTCTAAACAGGACAGCAGAACTGCTGTTACACAACGCTTATTACTGCCAAGATCGCcagtagaaagaaaaagagtgaGGAGAAGGGAGTTATTGGAGGACGTGAGGACGGAAACCGCAcaagtgaatttttttttttaaagtgtctgaACGAGAGGCTCACAGCTGAGTGGCATGAAGCCAGGTCGATGTTCAGCCAGAGCATTCCTTTCAGTCTGTCCTCTCCCCTTCTACTCTCTCTCTTCCTTGTTCTCCACAAATTAGACAATAGCCCGAGTCAAACATGTTTGCTCAAACTCACCTGGACCAAAAGTTTCTTCTATCAGGTAAAAGTCACCATTCGTGGCAAGTTACGTACAAGCTACCGTATTTTCAAGTGTATCTTCAGACattaaactaaacatctttataATTAATTCTGTGAGGCAGAGAGAGACATGAAACAAGCTGATAAGGTCTGGTTTTATAGGAATTATCAGCTAGGAATAAAATCTTACAGGAAAGGGCTACACTTTAAGCAAAATATCTCATGAATCAGGAAGGAAAATAAGGAGGGAGATGGGAGGGTAGAAAACAGCCTATAGAACAGAGACAGATCAGGGAATTCATCCAAACAACACAGGGCAAGAAAAGGAGGGGAAATGGAGAAGAAGAGAAGGGAATAAAGGAGGGAGATGGTtcctgaaatgaaaaaacaagCTATAAAGTATCATTCTTTGAATATGAACAAGACATAATTCAGTTGGAACATCCATAATAATAcgattaatataaaaacaaatgtttaaaatgagatcacctttagaagaaaacaaaatgttccatTATTCCTGAAAGCTGTGGTAtgcaaataaatcattttacagCAAATGGTGAATAAAGTTAAAGCTTTCATCATTCTAGGTTCCCATGATGTTTTCACCTTAGATAAACAACTAGAAGAAATTAGCTCTCAGCTTTTACCTTCCACTCGAGCCTCCAGATATTTGTTGACCTCAGCTTCTCTCCTCACAGCTTCCTCGGATACTTTGGGAGCATTGGGCAAACAGACTAAAACAATACTCATGTTATCTCGACTTCCCTAGATGGATGACAGGAGGAGGggaaacaaaacactgaattaatATTGAGCACATTAAGAAAAAGCCCAATAACACAGAGCACACAGCCCTTCAGGTATTTCCAAAATCGTGAATTGTTAACCTGAGAGTGAGAGCTGCTTTTAGTTTGAAgaagaagcttttattttagttttgcttttctgcTCACGCATCTGATCTAGTCCTTTAGCAGTGTTCAGACCTGGACTTCGTTTTCCCCCTTAGAGAACTTTCTTATCATAGTACCAAATCGCTTCTACAGAGAAACATTCACCGCAGAAGGAAATAGGAAATAGTCTTGTGTACAAGAAGTTAAAGGGACTTTAAGTACTTCGAGTCAATGGCCCAGAGCAAGAGAGAAGAGGTGAAGAAGTGTGAGCAGGCAGGTAGGAATGGGTGAAAAAAGGGCatcagcaaaaatgaaaagaatgatTAAAAGCTGAATGAGGAGGACAAGATAGCGTCAGATTCGTTCTCAAGAATTAGAACATTAATGGAAATTATCTCACATAAACcttaataaatctaaaataatcatttgttgTCCAGGAGACTAATACAAGTACAAATTGCATACAACAAATACATCAGCTAATATTAAATGTGTATGCTAGGATCTTGATGGGCTGTTGTATTTGTATCCGAAACCAATTTTAAAGTAAGAGAGGAAGTCACTCTTGAGTTGAAACACTGAGTTACtttaaaagtgaagaaatatCTGCTGCTTTTAAACATCATCTGGCAGGATTCTGGGAACCTGATGAACAAGACAGAATGACAGACGAGATATAAAGGATTTGTAAGTAAGGATTTAAGATCCTATGACGCCTCCATGATATATTTCTTGTCAAAGCTAAGAGTCTTGTGAAGTGTTATCAAGTTGCTGTCAGGATGGAATGGCTTCTTGCAAAGTAAATGTGAGCTATTATTCACAGTCTCAGATGTGAGGAAAGAGGGTTAAAGCTTGAAAACTTTCATCCATGTctgagacttttattttgaaataagagGAAGTAGTACCCAACTCCTACTGCCAGCTCTCTGAAATGACTGACAACATTCAGCTACAAAAATCCTGTAAATTGTGTGGCTGCTTTTTCCTgcaagaggaaaataaataactacGTTTGTATTTAACAGTTTTCTTAAATAGTGTGGACTGAAGGTCACAACACGAGATTAATGAAACCTTTACTGTTTTAGTGAAtatacaaaatgagaaatttgtACAAAGACAACCTTATAATTGggcacaaatatgaaaatatgtggACCAGTCAAACTGGGTCTTTATGTTACACATAATCTTTAACAGGGTCTCATTGCCAAACCTTTACTGTATGTACACACATTTCCTTTTAGGTTTCTAGTTTGCATCCAAAACATTCTCTAAAGCTCATCTTCTTGTGAGCCTAGTGTCATGTATCAGCTTGTATCATAGTTAAAACCATATTCGTAAACAATGTGGCCACCTATAACCACTAGACTCACATCTCTTTTGTGCATTTCTATTGATGCTCAATAGTTTAAAGACTCGCACCCCATCAAGCCcatgctgaaaaacaaatgtccaCATACCTTGTGCAGGCAGGTATCCACCACTTCGTTACAGACCCTCTCCAGGTCATCACACACCTCTAGTCTAGATTTCACAAATTCACACAATTCCTCATTGGACATGACATCCCAGATGCCATCACAAGCCAGAATAATGAACTGATCTTGTTCCGGCGCCCGAACCATCACGTACACTTCCGGTTCAGGGCTAACCAGCTGCTCCGTGGGGCCCTTGCCATCCACACACTTGTAATCATAGTCCCCCAAAGCTCTCGAGACCGCCAAGGACCCGTTAACTCTCTGGATCATTACCGAGCCTCCCGCGTTCTGGATGCGCTCCCTCTCGCGGGGGTTGCAAGGCTTGTGGTCGAGCGTAGAGAAGCACACCTGCGAGTTGCGGTACAGAACGGCTCGGGAATCCCCGCagttaataaagaaaaagtgcTCTGGCGACAGGAGAATCCCCACCGCCGTTGAGCCACTGCGGTCCATGCCGTTCCGGAGGTCGGAGAAGCTGCGCATGTGCTCGTCGATCCTCAGGAAGCCCGTGCGGATGCCAGCTTTCACGGCCCCCACAGCGGGAGGAGAAAGAGCTTGAGAGTCAGAGCTGCAACCGTCTGGTCCGACTTGCGAGCCTTGTTTGCCGCCAGTGCCTACGCTCGCAGTGATTATGTGTTCGAGAAGGTGCTTCGAGCAGTAGGTGGCGACCCTGGATCCAGCGTGGCCGTCGTACACGGCGAAGAAAGACCAATCGGTCATGCCGGGAGCCTGAAGTCCCAGCACAGCCGTGTGAGCATCCTCCATCTCCACCCGCCAGCCCTGCATGGAGCTCAACCCGTAGCGCAGTCCGTTCCCCTCGCCATGAGAGTTGTGCTTCTCCGTTTTGGGTTTGTCCAGAAACGCTCCCATGCCTCGGCCTTAGACAGACGGAGCCCCTGCTTCCTGTGGCGGAGACACAAAGAGAAGCAAGGAACATGAAATGGAATGCTAATAACTGGccattttgacaaatatttggACATTAGTTATTGTATCCTTTATGACAAGGATGCAATCATGAGTAAAAAGACgtaaaacaacaaagagaacAAAGACGTTTAGTtgaaaatatcaattattttgtatacattttaaaagttctcttcagatcagattttttatatttaatcaaatctTGAATATGGCCCAATATCTTACAAAAAATCTTGGTCGCAcatatttatctttaattaaaaataatataatgctGAAAGTATTTACAGATGCAACTAGAAATTATCTGGTCACCAGAATCAAACACTTTTCTGCTATATAATATCATAAATCCTACTTTTCTCTGGTTAGTGAACATTTATACCAGATACCAAACTCTGTAGAGCAGATGCTATTACTGAATGAAGACAACTCAAACTGGGCATTTTCAGTATCAATCAggcattaaaatatgaaatcagAAAGAAAGACTGGcatgaagttattttaaaggaaaatttattttacacaacattCAGTCAGGATAattaaaaaagggaaagagaGACTTTCAGTAGATAGCAGGAAGACTGAACACATTACAGCAATATCAAGCTCAGTTTAGTCACCCAAATCCAAAGACATTTTGGAACAAGCTAAATCAGATATCAAAAATGCCCAGCAGTAAATGCAAGCTTCCCCTCATTTGTTGTCCTCAAATGGCAAAGAAATCCCCAGAAAAAGTCTCCATCAAAAAGTCTacacagttattattattataggaATCGGACAACCAAAGGCATCAGACATCTGTCTGGACTTTGCTAATTTAGAATAGTTTCCCTCAGAATGAAACCAGTGCAATCcccaaaagcaaacatttgtcaCAGAAGTaaacatatttcagtttgtttatacTTAACTATATTAAAAAGTTCTAAATTtccttccccccccccaattGAACAGAATTAGTAATTATATAATCTGCATCTATGATCCCAAATGATGGCCTAAAACTCTGAACCCTTGTGCAACAAAGCCAAAAATAGCACAACGCACTTTAGTTTAtacttaaaaagacagaggagtGAGCTTAAAAGCTTCTTTGGCCAATGGAAACTGGCAACCCAAGGCATTAACAAACTGTCGAAGAGGATGTTGTCTCCAGCAATAACTGCACCTGCATTAGCTAAATGTTTCATGGCAGATACTAATTCTGCATTGAGCCTGTACTGATCGTTTAGATAATGTGAGAGGAGAGTCTATAACTGTATTGATTGTCACAGTACTTAACTGCACCCTGGCCATTGAAATTGTCTTTTTAACATGCACGACATCAATAAATGCAACTTATAAATACACTGTAGGCCTATTTGATGATCTACTCTTCTAATGTCAATTGTATAGATGGAGCTAAAAGGCTGAAGGTCATGTTTTATTGAAGATGGGTAACATCCAACTCATCTCCATTAGGAGGAAAATGTATTACGTTATTATTAcagctcaaataaaaaaaggttgcAGTTTTATCAGCATGCTGTGGAATCAAAGGATGCACAACACTGCTGCTTAATCTACAGCAGTGTTGTGCAACAGAGATGCAATAGTTCTCCTATAAGGACAACAACATCCACTGGCTGACCTGGATCCACAAAGTAAGACATTTAAACTGCTCTGTACAGTCATCCTCTTAACTTCAACCACAGCACAGCAAACACTTCCCACACAACAAAGTTGAACTAAATTTACACGCCCGTGTTTTTAAGAGCAACGGGAAGGTCCGTCAGATGTTTTGGGGTTTACAATCCCTGTGGCCAGTGACCAGTTCCAAGGTTTAGAAACGTTAGCCTTTCCAAAAACCCTGAAGGTTTCTGTAATTTCCAGAAGGATTGAAGTCCTTTTTATGAGTTGCCAGGGGAGAAGCCAGAGTGACCCGAGCTTTTTCTGGCTCTATGGAGTAGAGTGCAACAAGGCTTGCGCCGTCCCCCACCTATTGCTATTCACAGATTGTTTTCTCTCAGATTTAGCAGTCTTGAAATATTTCTAGTTGTGAAAAATAACAGTGGTAGTGTGAAAAGGAGTGCAAGctattagttttttaaaatttattattaactcTGTTTGGAAAACGGTAGTTGTGTGCAGTTTGCCTGTTAGACAAACATCTATTGGTTCTACCCAAGCAGGCAGTCTAACTAGATAATACAGCATGTTACTCTGAAAAGAGGAGAATGGCAAAAAGGTGCAACATTCTGACCAATAAGCCTTTTAAACTATTACTACATTTAGTTGGTGTTTATTCAATATCTTTGCCTTGGGTTCTGTGTACATAAACAATATGGACAATACTAGTATAACTGTAATAACCAATGTGCTGGGTTATGTTGGTAACAAATGGAATTAGGCCTGTCAGGATAGCAAATTTTACAGGACGATAATATTGTTGGTTTAAGACCATTGTGAAGTAATGTAAATGtaatggcacaataatgcaagaatacattctataaactttaaattataacaagcatttaacactggaactggaagatatttcaaatatccaaaattaataaacaaaaataacagaaagaaaactaataaaattaattatgaagtctctgtatataaaattgtccttcaaaaaaaaaaaaaacttcccaaCTCATGACAATCTTATGCAGGATGGCATCTACTGTTCATCGTGAGAAAAGTTTGATAAGGAAACTCTGTAGGgcaataaaaggttttaaaaaataaaactataaaccATAAAAGGCAAAGTACAAAACCGTTTATCTGCAGGGTTTTCTGatcaattttactttattatagAAGAAAAGTCACCTGCTAAAAGAAATACTTGAGATCAAGTTTAATGGGAACATGATGAAGCATAACAACCACTATTTCTCAAACAGGAGACTTTGCTATTCTAATACAAAATATCATATAATCCACAGTAAAACTCTGGGAAGTGAAAACAGCACAGCGGTGGATGTTAGTCATGAGACAGAAGAACAGCACCGCAATGCTGGAGGAGAGTGTTGCATATCTTTCACGTTCCTTTATGGGGTGCAGATGTATTTAAGGCTCGTAAAGATAATAAAACTTACCCTTCTTGAATTTAATTATGCCACTAAATTATTTTCGTTCGTTCTGTTTGAAAGGTGGCCAACGGACTGGCTCGGCAGCACCACAACCTCTGTTCTCAGACAGCTTTAACAAGTTAACTCAATTTACCCTTCAGCTGCTGATGGGCTCCACACAGGGCCAGATTATCCTGTCAAACACAGACGTCTGTCTGAGAGCATCGGTAGCAAAAGATCTCTATTAACTTCTGTTTTAACTGTTTATCAACAAACTACTGATAGGGAATAGAATTATGAATGCTaagtttccacattttgtaaCCCTCTTTTAGAGCTACaaagttaaaaagttatttttctaatCTGGTTTTACTCATCAGTTCTAATCCCTATGCAGTGTCATCTGGGCCACGCAGTGCATAGTTTTGTTACACGGATGTCCCTTAATGTTTATTataagtggaaataaaaatctaaatatcagCACTGTGCAATATATAGATATGGAAGCAGTAATTCATGATATCTAAATAGAAATGAATCCAGAAACATATTTATAGCCCCCAGgatcaaatataaaaatcacTCACTTTCCAGATTGTTGCACCGCAGCTGTGGAGGAAGCTTCCTTAGTTCCCATGTTGTCTTGAGAGTCACAACTTATTTAGAAAGGAACTGAAGGCATTTTAATTTAAGCGTGCCGTTCCTTAAGATAactttaaatattactttatttgtaTATAATTATGATTTCTGCCTTTTCAGTCATGTTTCTACTTTTAAGCTCTGTCTTTGTGACTTAttgctgaaaggtgctacattaataatatttatttaatactttattACTATACTTTATATActaaatttattaaatacttCCAAAAGTCTCAATCAGAATCAATCCAGCCTTTTTCCTAGAGCCTCTTTTATACAGATAGAAAATAATCTCCTTCTTAGCACTTAGTCTACATGTTTAGTGGTATACACATataatcaaacatttcaaaaatgacaATCTACAGTACCTCACTGTGACTTCTTAAGTGCTTCAGTATTACTAGATTTTGGTAATCTAATGGCATAACCCAATATTTTGTAGATGTGCAAATTTTCATAACGAGGTAAaggtaatgtttttttatataaatatatatatatatatatatatatatatatagcacaTTATTTAAAGGGTTACATATCTTTATAAAACCTTGCATCCCACTCTGCTGTATTTTATCCAATGATCTAAAGAAAGCTGTAGTCTTTCTTACAGCCAATGAAATATGTTAAACTGACTGGTAAAgatattgaaattaaaatatccaaGTCCTGCAACAGTAAAAGATGTAATTATCATCCAATTAGAATAGTAGGGGAGCTGGTGCCCATCTCTAATGGCCTCTGGACGGGTTGCCAGTCCATCGAAGGGCAGCATTGAGACACATACTAATACCTAGGAGCAATTTAGAAATGCTCACTTATCCCATCTAACAATTGTTGGATTGTTAGAGAAAACTAACAATCTAAAGAAATTGGAGTTCCCAGTAAGCACCCATGGGGAGAATGTGCAACAACTGAATCAATGAGTTTCTTGCTGCAAGCAAACAGTGCCAAGAAATGTGCTACCATGCAGCCctcatgcattttatttctccAAATTCAGCACTTCAACCTCCATCTCAACACTGATTGTGATCTGTGTATTCAGCTTCGCTAAATAAAACACTTGGAGAAACTAAGGATCACAGTGGAAAAAGGCAGTCATGTTTActataataataaacatgtctgtttttacaaaaagtgtaaaatattcTTTGGAGACTTATTATTCTGTTAGTGACTGAATGGTAAAACTTTTCAGAACATTGCCACTGAAAAATATGTCGTGTGTGAATCAATATTACAGTTATGGTGTTATTAATATATAATCAGCCCAGTGTTTACTTAGCCGACTTCTTAATGAAGCTGAAACAAAGTCAATACAGCCAATTCTGATATAATCCATTTCTAGATACACACTTATATTGCATTTAAGCCAAGAGCTTATCTTTCTGCTGATTAGGCATCCATTATATACAGCCGCTTCTCATAcagtgaaaaactaaaatgtttcaggACTAGTTGGTTTAGCAGGACAACTGCAGTGATATTGCAGATTACAATtgcgttttgttttgttttgtttttttattttaaaaaaaatgtcgaGATGAAAACCCTTGGATGATCATCACTTAAGTCTTTCTAAAAGTTGTCAATTTCCAGGAACAAAAGCGGCACATCATTACAATGGCGTCTGGGGTTGTGGAGTATTACTGGACCAGATAGGAGTCTATCGGACCGTGGCTGAAGAGCAGGGAAGTAAATGTGTCTTGATATAGTAGACGGTGAGTGGTTTCTTGGCAGTAAAGAGGGCATCTGTGCTTGTATGTACCTGCTCTCTCTCGATCTACAAGCTTCCCAGCTCCAAATTTATCTTCCGGGCATCAAAAGTTAAGATCTGATCAGGCTGAGGGAAAAGAGGTCACACCACATGATTAAATGGTTTTAGGAGTTAACTAAATTCCTGTGGGATAAAACGTACTAATAGATGAAAAGTGCTTGTACAATACCCAAACTCAAATTGTAAGCAGTGTTATTAgaacatgtatataatgtaatcCATCTCTCCCTCTTGATAGGAAAACCCTCGAGCTATTTCGAGGTTTCCAGTCAACCTCGAATGTAGAGCCGCATGTGACGTAATTCAGATGACAGGCGTAGCCAAGCATAGATAGATAAATATCCCTGGAAGAGGCACAGGCTTGTTATCTGTACGGCGGTATGgggagattttaaaaagttatcatTATAAAACCACTCTTCAAGTAACACAGCAGTCAGCTGGTGTCAGCTGACTGTCAACAATAAACAATACAAcatgctaataaataaaatgcatgtagTAGAAAAGTCCCATTCAATTATAGGAATGGGCATATTAATACTTAATTAAACAATGGAATGATAATATACACTCCTGTGGTAAAAATTACAGCCTTTTATACTTTAATGTTGAAATATAggtcaaaacaaaaccaacaggaGTATATATTAGTGACTAGCTCAATGAAGGACACTTGTTGCAAACACCAAGCCTAATTTTAGATATTAATAtacatattaaaattaaacaccTTATCTACCTTTTTATGGGGAGGAATATAACAATTATTAACTCTACCAAAACTATTTACCAATAGTTACCCCCCATATGCAATAAGAACTCCAGCAGCTCATAATTTCTGCTGATGAATGTTTTGAAAACACCTTTTGAGCCTTGCTGTACATATagatactgtatctgcattttttgaatctttgcgaggactgctctaagttgctttttatattgacagcatgttatatgttatttttattttgtctacaattgctactcagtggtggttgttgtgtgtcttgtctctatgctgctgtaactgcgaaataatttccctgctgggatgagtAAAGTAattatattctattctaaaccaaaccaaaacaggGAACTGAgcaagtacttttttaaaaagacacataaaTACACATCTTTAATAATTCTACACAGCGTTGTTTTTAAAGCCTCTGCTTCACTAAATCTTAGGCCACTTGCATTAAAGGATAACCAGCTAGCGAACTTCACAGCTGTCAAAAGTGTTGTCTTGTGTTGCATGTTAGCCAAGTGCTAGGCGTCAGGACGAGGCGTTACTTACGTTGTAGGAAAGGCACCGTTTCAGTCTGTCCACCTTCGGGTGCCTACTGCAGATGTGAGAAAGCCCACAGGTTTGCTGGTGATGAGTGGTGGGAAATTGCTCGGTGCTGTTAGCCACTTTCGGTTTTTGGCCCCTGCTCGTAGGCTAGCCAGCATTTCACACGACGAATTCTCCCTTTAGCATGTCCCTGCATCGCAATGAGGCCTTTAGATACATGTTTCCTATCGTGAACACAAAGAACACAAATTGTTAACGCTGTCCGAGGTTGCTGGCTAAGAGAAAGAACGGCTCTACTTGAGAGAATACgtttaagattttaaaagtcAAGCTAATTTGAGGCTAAAGCTAAATGGACGAGGCAAATGACGTTCCTTTTCAGCTCCCACTTTAGGGGCGGGAGAGTCATACTAGTCTCTGTTGTGATTGGGCAATGGTTGTTAAAAGTCAAGACGTCATTGGCCAAAAACTGTGTCAATCAGAATTTATGAGCGGCATGGTGTGAATTGTACAAATGTGGATGTTTGTGTTAGGTAAGTGTGCgtgatttttacttttccacgGTTACTGGTACAAGCACGCAGGTTTAGGATGCCAGCCAATATATCCTTTTTTTGCTAGCAGGTTTCTTGACATGGCTTACCAACAAAAGCGCAGGGATAATCAATCAAATACAGCAATGAATGACTTCACCCTTGCACTAATCCCACTTTTAAGTGTCTTGGAACAGTTTTCATAGCAGTGAAATCTCTGCTTCACTGCTTATTCAGGGATGAGACTGCATAAATTATCCTATTTGTCTTCtgttgaaagaaactgaaaaaccaACAAATCAAGGACTCAGACAAATGCAAGGCTTATAAAAtccaagaaaaatgaaatgaagagTGGTGGAAagacaaggaaaaaaatgtgataatttaTCCCTCTCTCCCCATGCCCACTTAAAGTACAACATACAAAATCTACAAGGTTACATTTACAGATATAATTTGTAACACTGAATTTTCTTAAATGATTCATTTATCCTAAGCTAAATACATCACATGCCATCAGTTGCAGCTTTTAATATGGACATTTGGCTCACTGTCCCACCCATCATGGCCCTTTGGCCCCCAAAAATTGGTTAAGacatcaatccatccattttctaacacccttgtcccctagtggggtcaggaggggtgctggtgcctatctccagctaaagttccgggcgagaggtggggtcaccttGGACAGgc containing:
- the ppm1ba gene encoding protein phosphatase 1B isoform X2, which gives rise to MGAFLDKPKTEKHNSHGEGNGLRYGLSSMQGWRVEMEDAHTAVLGLQAPGMTDWSFFAVYDGHAGSRVATYCSKHLLEHIITASVGTGGKQGSQVGPDGCSSDSQALSPPAVGAVKAGIRTGFLRIDEHMRSFSDLRNGMDRSGSTAVGILLSPEHFFFINCGDSRAVLYRNSQVCFSTLDHKPCNPRERERIQNAGGSVMIQRVNGSLAVSRALGDYDYKCVDGKGPTEQLVSPEPEVYVMVRAPEQDQFIILACDGIWDVMSNEELCEFVKSRLEVCDDLERVCNEVVDTCLHKGSRDNMSIVLVCLPNAPKVSEEAVRREAEVNKYLEARVEEMLSRPREDAFPDLVTVMRNLASDSGMPPLPPGGGLASKRSVIEAVYNRLNPYKEEDGPSCFI
- the ppm1ba gene encoding protein phosphatase 1B isoform X1 gives rise to the protein MGAFLDKPKTEKHNSHGEGNGLRYGLSSMQGWRVEMEDAHTAVLGLQAPGMTDWSFFAVYDGHAGSRVATYCSKHLLEHIITASVGTGGKQGSQVGPDGCSSDSQALSPPAVGAVKAGIRTGFLRIDEHMRSFSDLRNGMDRSGSTAVGILLSPEHFFFINCGDSRAVLYRNSQVCFSTLDHKPCNPRERERIQNAGGSVMIQRVNGSLAVSRALGDYDYKCVDGKGPTEQLVSPEPEVYVMVRAPEQDQFIILACDGIWDVMSNEELCEFVKSRLEVCDDLERVCNEVVDTCLHKGSRDNMSIVLVCLPNAPKVSEEAVRREAEVNKYLEARVEEMLSRPREDAFPDLVTVMRNLASDSGMPPLPPGGGLASKRSVIEAVYNRLNPYKEEDGSGADLECHW